The following is a genomic window from Flavobacterium crassostreae.
TCTTTGGGATCATTGACATAATTCCAGCGGCTGTTAATTTCTTTAAAAACGGCAAAACATTGTATTATGGTTCTGTAGTCAGAATAACCTTTGATGTCTTTAAAGTTTTTAGAAGTGGCCATTATGGCAAAATTGCGCACTTTAGGATTTTTGTACTCAATGGCTTTAAGTATTTTGGATTTGTTTGGAAAGGGCAATAATTTGGAAATGATTATATCTTGTGGATAGGGATTGTCTGACATGGTGTAGATCATAGAATCATAATCTTCGTAAACGCTATTGAATCCATAATTACCAAAAACGGTTCCGTAGAATAAAACCAACATATATAGCGCAATGCATATAATAATTATGGTTCTCAAAAGGCGCAATACTAGTTGTATGCTTATAATGATTAGCAAAAATAAAAGGATACGATCTAAATTAAATGCCCAATTTAGTTCTATTAGGTTTTGATGTGCAATTATAAATAATGGAATAGCTATTAAGATATTCAGAATAAATATAATTACATCGTCCCAGGGTTTTTGGACCTGTAGCTTTTGTTTTATATCCTGAAAAGAAATAGTTGTGATCTTTGCCATGTGTGTTAAAAAATGCAAAAAACTATAGTGCTTTTACAATTTCTTCAAAAGTACCTATTTTATCAATGATTTTTAGTTCTAATAATTGATTTTGAACATTGTTTAACACTTTTTTAGATAATGGATTTGCGGACCATTGGGTTAAGGAGAGCCATTGTTGTATATCCTGCTTTTTTAGATGGTATTTTGTAGCTAATTGGGTATCAATATTGGGTATTTGTTTAAAGGTTTTTGTTTTGGCGTTGATGATGCGCAGGATGGTTTGGATGGCTTCTGGGTTTTTTTCTAAAATTTCTTCTCGAACGGCAATCACAAAACAGGGCCAAGGGGTAGGGCAAGTGTCTATTTTTCTAAAAATACCGCTATCGACTAAGGGTTTGGTCATAAATTGC
Proteins encoded in this region:
- a CDS encoding transglutaminase codes for the protein MAKITTISFQDIKQKLQVQKPWDDVIIFILNILIAIPLFIIAHQNLIELNWAFNLDRILLFLLIIISIQLVLRLLRTIIIICIALYMLVLFYGTVFGNYGFNSVYEDYDSMIYTMSDNPYPQDIIISKLLPFPNKSKILKAIEYKNPKVRNFAIMATSKNFKDIKGYSDYRTIIQCFAVFKEINSRWNYVNDPKDTDYIATASESLGYFSGDCDDHSILMAASVRAIGGTPRLIHTKGHIYPEILIGSLSDLETVNFLIKNVLFPKESYHKQLHYHIDERDQIWLNLDYTARYPGGPFLSEEILGALTLN